Proteins encoded by one window of Eisenibacter elegans DSM 3317:
- a CDS encoding formylmethanofuran dehydrogenase subunit E family protein produces MKTFWCVILLAFASCNTSDKFPEFETIDTDFSKGRLTHKQKITIDDLEKFHGHLCDGLVVGAFAMKEAMKELYPNQLIDRTNLRIVSKPSPCLTDVAIYLTGGRYQFNTFYVDAEFEGLYIIQRIDNLKTVSVSLNNGVKPTAIDSLGNIAIQQKLSPCDIDHLQKLEDDFTQNLIQSDPTKLFTVKEIQHFEWQPKTKNDYLKTDIINKNLPDCK; encoded by the coding sequence ATGAAAACTTTTTGGTGTGTAATACTTTTAGCCTTTGCTTCTTGCAACACTTCGGACAAATTCCCTGAGTTTGAAACGATAGACACTGACTTTTCAAAAGGACGGCTAACCCACAAGCAAAAAATCACGATTGATGACCTCGAAAAATTTCACGGTCATTTATGTGACGGTTTGGTTGTTGGAGCATTTGCAATGAAAGAAGCAATGAAAGAACTATATCCCAATCAACTAATTGACAGAACAAATTTACGAATCGTTAGCAAGCCATCACCCTGCTTGACAGATGTTGCCATTTATCTAACAGGTGGACGATACCAATTCAACACTTTCTATGTGGATGCAGAATTTGAAGGACTTTACATCATACAAAGGATTGACAACTTAAAAACGGTTTCAGTCTCCTTAAACAATGGTGTAAAACCAACAGCAATTGACAGTTTAGGAAATATCGCCATTCAGCAAAAGCTTTCCCCTTGCGACATTGACCACTTGCAGAAATTGGAAGACGATTTCACTCAAAATTTAATCCAATCAGACCCAACAAAACTATTTACGGTTAAAGAAATTCAACATTTTGAATGGCAACCTAAAACCAAAAACGATTACTTGAAGACAGACATAATAAACAAAAACCTTCCCGACTGCAAATAG
- a CDS encoding DinB family protein, with protein MKSKTDTLLELWIESRTRFSNQLENLTENDLQKKLGNSPNSVGFLIRHIGDVELLFAKNVFGASEVKVTAKTVIDKHDTGEWTDLEVLKNYVSESFEKLKSIVEKQTDTDWETQITTKEFGTKTKAEAFGRIVSHTAYHAGQLAILNKYGNI; from the coding sequence ATGAAATCAAAAACGGATACACTCCTCGAACTTTGGATTGAATCCCGAACTCGATTCTCCAATCAGTTAGAAAATCTAACTGAAAATGATTTGCAAAAGAAACTGGGTAATTCACCTAATTCGGTGGGCTTTCTCATTCGCCATATTGGTGACGTAGAATTGCTTTTTGCTAAAAATGTGTTTGGTGCAAGCGAAGTAAAAGTAACTGCAAAAACAGTCATTGACAAACACGATACAGGCGAATGGACAGACTTGGAAGTCTTGAAAAACTATGTATCTGAATCCTTCGAGAAACTAAAATCTATTGTTGAAAAACAAACAGATACCGATTGGGAAACTCAAATCACGACCAAAGAATTTGGCACTAAAACCAAAGCCGAAGCTTTTGGCAGAATTGTATCACACACCGCTTACCACGCTGGGCAGTTGGCAATCCTCAATAAATACGGAAACATTTAA
- a CDS encoding permease: protein MFDWIQHFADWLIYSVVGIGAETHLGTALNFFVYDTLKILILLFLIVFLMGIVNAYFPIERLKNYLNRKKLYGLEYLFASIFGAITPFCSCSSVPLFIGFVQGGIPLGVTFAFLITSPLVNEVAIAMFLGMFGIKATLIYVISGILLGTIGGWLLGKFNLEPLLSDWVKKILENKMQQGEYEEEQLTFRQRLPEITRGAWDIVKGVVLYVIIGIAIGAAMHGYVPEKFFGQYLGGSQWWTVPLAVILAVPMYANAAGIVPVIQVFVAKGVPLGTAIAFMMATVGLSIPEATLLKKAMTLKLIAVYFGVVTLFIILSGFLFNILL, encoded by the coding sequence ATGTTTGACTGGATACAACATTTCGCTGATTGGTTGATTTATTCTGTTGTCGGAATAGGTGCAGAAACTCATTTAGGCACAGCCTTAAATTTCTTTGTGTACGACACATTGAAAATTCTTATTCTATTGTTTTTGATTGTGTTTTTAATGGGAATAGTGAACGCCTATTTCCCCATCGAACGGCTCAAAAACTACCTGAACAGAAAAAAACTGTATGGACTTGAATATTTATTTGCTTCCATCTTTGGAGCGATTACCCCTTTTTGTTCTTGTTCTTCCGTGCCTTTGTTCATTGGCTTTGTACAAGGTGGCATTCCATTGGGTGTAACCTTTGCTTTTCTCATCACTTCGCCATTGGTGAACGAAGTCGCTATTGCCATGTTTTTGGGAATGTTTGGAATAAAAGCCACTTTGATTTACGTAATTTCAGGTATTTTGTTAGGTACAATTGGCGGATGGCTTTTAGGAAAGTTCAACTTGGAACCTTTACTATCCGATTGGGTGAAAAAAATTCTTGAAAACAAAATGCAACAAGGCGAATACGAAGAAGAACAATTGACTTTTCGTCAGCGATTACCCGAAATCACTCGTGGTGCTTGGGATATTGTCAAAGGGGTTGTGCTGTATGTCATTATCGGTATTGCCATCGGTGCGGCCATGCACGGCTATGTTCCGGAAAAGTTCTTTGGCCAATATTTGGGTGGTAGTCAGTGGTGGACAGTTCCATTAGCTGTAATTCTTGCCGTACCTATGTATGCCAATGCAGCAGGAATTGTTCCCGTCATTCAAGTATTTGTTGCCAAAGGGGTACCACTTGGTACAGCCATCGCTTTTATGATGGCAACAGTTGGCTTGTCCATCCCCGAAGCAACCTTACTAAAAAAAGCAATGACCCTGAAATTGATTGCCGTCTATTTCGGAGTAGTTACATTATTCATTATCCTTTCGGGATTTTTATTCAACATTTTGCTATGA